From a single Scomber japonicus isolate fScoJap1 chromosome 12, fScoJap1.pri, whole genome shotgun sequence genomic region:
- the LOC128368611 gene encoding guanine nucleotide exchange factor VAV3-like, with the protein MEYWRQCATWLIGCKVLPANHRVTADTAQVFDLAQTLRDGVLLCQLLNNLRPHTINLKEINLRPQMSQFLCLKNIRTFLASCCEVFGMKKSDLFEAFDLFDVRDFGKVVDTLSKLSYTSTAQQGGFKPFPTEESLKDEDIYNNLEDLIDENVPEDEDELYAAVYGLEEDYAGGEIYEDLMRTEQHPPLKQAEVDVRSCCLSEIKQTEEKYTETLESIEKYFLNPLKKFFSAAEIDKVFVNIPDLVKVHKSLMVDVQDSILNKNALNLYQIFIIYKERLLIYGIYCSRVEIAIAVLDLICKEKEDVRLKLEECSKRANNGKFTLRDLLVVPMQRVLKYHLLLQELVKHTHDAADKSNLKIALDAMKDLAQYVNEVKRDNETLREIDQYQRSIENLNQPLISFGRPKGDGEVRMISSVDKRKQDRHIFLFDVAVIVCKRRGDIYEMKDILDLNYFKITNNPTSDREGKKWCYGFYVTHHQGHTGFELFFKTRELKKKWLDQFEMAISNIRPEKANHNSHQFKMHTFERITSCSFCHLLLRGIFNQGYLCVKCGLGAHKECLGRLGVCGRTDPGHFRTDSRQFQYRCICIPCLLGLPRMVVIRDYSGIPCPQRGPPLSIHAGDVIELMFADLHSSWWQGRILATSKIGFFPSDAVRPCPCVPKPVDYSAQLWFAGPMERYQAEVELVDQGNSTYLVRHRSKECTEYAISIKFNDKVKHIKILTKDGCFYIAESRLFKTVLDLVEYYKQHSLKEGFSSLDTTLQVPYREPAHQAWQRGPRFSVSVFSPRVVGIAVARYDFSSRDTRELSLLQGDLIKIYTKMSNGWWKGEVDGRVGWFPSTYVEEED; encoded by the exons TTCCTGTGTTTGAAGAACATCCGGACATTCCTGGCGTCTTGCTGTGAGGTGTTTGGGATGAAGAAAAGTGACTTATTTGAAGCCTTTGATCTCTTCGATGTTCGAGACTTTGGAAAG GTTGTGGACACTCTATCCAAGCTCTCTTACACCTCAACTGCACAGCAAGGAGGATTCAA GCCATTTCCAACAGAGGAGAGCCTAAAAGACGAGGACATTTACAATAATCTGGAAGACTTGATTGA TGAGAATGTCCCCGAGGACGAGGACGAATTGTATGCAGCAGTCTATGGGCTGGAAGAAGACTACGCAGGTGGAGAGATCTATGAAGACCTCATGAGAACCGAGCAGCATCCCCCTTTG AAGCAGGCAGAGGTAGATGTTCGAAGCTGCTGCCTTTCAGAGATCAAACAGACGGAGGAGAAATACACCGAGACCCTGGAGTCCATCGAAAAG tATTTCCTGAATCCTCTCAAAAAGTTCTTCTCTGCAGCTGAAATTGACAAAGTTTTCGTCAACATTCCA GACTTGGTTAAAGTTCACAAGAGCCTGATGGTCGATGTTCAGGATTCCATCTTAAATAAAAATGCCTTAAATCTCTACCAGATCTTTATCATCTACAAAGAGAG ACTGCTCATTTATGGGATATACTGCAGTCGTGTGGAAATAGCTATCGCCGTTTTAGACCTAATttgcaaagagaaagaagatgTTCGCCTGAAGCTGGAG GAGTGCTCCAAGAGGGCCAACAATGGGAAGTTTACACTGAGGGACCTGCTGGTCGTCCCGATGCAGAGAGTCCTCAAATACCATCTCCTTCTTCAG GAGCTAGTCAAACACACTCACGATGCTGCTGACAAGAGCAACTTGAAGATCGCTCTTGATGCCATGAAA GATCTGGCTCAGTATGTCAACGAAGTGAAGAGAGATAATGAGACTCTAAGGGAGATCGACCAGTACCAGAGGTCTATTGAAAACCTG aaCCAGCCTCTAATCAGCTTCGGTCGGCCAAAAGGAGACGGAGAGGTGCGCATGATCTCCAGCGTTGACAAGAGGAAACAAGACAG ACACATCTTTTTATTTGACGTGGCTGTCATTGTTTGCAAGAGACGTGGAGACATCTACGAGATGAAGGACATACTCGACCTCAATTACTTCAAGATCACCAACAATCCAACCTCTGACCGAGAGGGTAAAAAG TGGTGTTATGGGTTCTACGTGACTCACCACCAGGGGCACACAGGCTTTGAACTGTTTTTCAAGACCAGAGAGCTGAAGAAGAAATGGCTGGATCAGTTTGAAATGGCCAT ATCAAATATCCGACCAGAGAAGGCCAACCACAACTCCCACCAGTTCAAGATGCACACTTTTGAAAGGATCACTTCCTGTAGCTTCTGTCACCTCTTGCTCAG GGGCATCTTTAACCAGGGTTATCTCTGTGTAAAATGTGGGCTGGGTGCCCATAAGGAGTGCCTGGGCCGACTGGGAGTCTGTGGGAGAACAG ACCCAGGTCA TTTTAGGACTGACTCAAGACA ATTTCAGTATAGATGTATTTGTATTCCCTGTCTGCTAGGTTTACCCAGGATGGTTGTGATCAGAGACTACAGTGGCATCCCCTGTCCCCAGCGTGGGCCCCCACTAAGTATTCATGCGGGGGATGTCATTGAACTGATGTTTGCCGACCTGCACAGCTCCTGGTGGCAG GGCAGAATTCTGGCAACAAGCAAGATTGGCTTCTTTCCAAGTGATGCTGTGAGGCCTTGCCCGTGT GTTCCAAAACCTGTCGATTACTCGGCCCAGCTCTG GTTTGCAGGGCCTATGGAGAGATACCAGGCCGAGGTGGAGCTCGTGGACCAAGGAAACAGCACCTATCTGGTCCGACACAGGAGTAAAGAGTGCACAGAATACGCTATCAGTATAAA GTTCAACGATAAAGTCAAGCACATTAAAATTCTGACCAAGGATGGCTGCTTTTACATCGCTGAGAGCCGGCTGTTCAAGACTGTGCTG GACTTAGTGGAGTACTACAAGCAACACTCTTTAAAAGAGGGTTTCAGCAGTCTTGACACCACTCTGCAGGTCCCCTATAGGGAAC CAGCTCACCAGGCTTGGCAGAGAGGTCCCC GCTTCTCTGTCTCAGTGTTTTCTCCCAGGGTGGTGGGTATTGCAGTGGCACGCTATGACTTCAGCTCCAGAGACACACGAGAGCTCTCCCTGCTGCAGGGAGACCTTATCAAGATCTACACCAAGATGTCCAACGGGTGGTGGAAGGGAGAGGTCGATGGCAGG gTGGGCTGGTTTCCCTCCACTTATGTGGAAGAGGAGGACTGA